In the Heteronotia binoei isolate CCM8104 ecotype False Entrance Well chromosome 13, APGP_CSIRO_Hbin_v1, whole genome shotgun sequence genome, one interval contains:
- the SLC39A5 gene encoding zinc transporter ZIP5, with product MDQRALWFLLAGAWGVLLSLKSVYSFVPDDPPSFLTDGVIQGPPEDAAQEQGYYLQQLFGLYGENGTLSFEGLTRLLLSLGLGKVQVVAIEHDALGHGHVSHLDILEVQENKHLHFHSSMEHLHMVEHTSKVQAEGVTPRDGFSQVGHITPASISPALPGIGHVTKSNSWQTTQLSGKGETPSKSPHGHSDLNLPERVIALDHSLYNHLHEDCLNVSQLLVNFGLNPVSKITPEQFTLLCPALLYQIDSRVCIQHYDEAVSPGMMQNSLWPGLGWGFAAITLTSLPSALAIVLVPLLRGEVFQFLLSFLVALAVGTLCGDALLHLWPHAQVRSHGLLPLNQEPLADGAVLRGLCVLGGIYLLFLIENLMGTLKKIHRKQGTAGKPSDRSAKTEASSHVRVRATPHGAESESLTMPEGETGNLFSDVQDCAVQIRNSEEYGEANLERQTAELHHHHGHSHSPSGNLSAGIADIAWMVILGDGIHNFTDGLAIGAAFSDGISSGLSTTVAVFCHELPHELGDCAVLLQAGIPVRRVLLFNLLSALLAYCGTVVGAIVSKSTSDVTSWIFAVTAGIFLYVALVDMLPEMLERHSSRGKRGSSIYFVLQNLGFLLGGTLMLCIAIFEGQISFHVNG from the exons ATGGACCAGAGAGCACTGTGGTTCCTTCTAGCTGGAGCATGGGGGGTCCTGCTATCCCTGAAGAGCGTATATAGTTTTGTACCGGATGATCCTCCCAGCTTTCTCACTGATGGAGTTATACAGGGCCCTCCCGAAGATGCCGCTCAGGAGCAGGGTTACTACCTGCAACAGCTTTTTGGACTTTACGGGGAGAATGGCACCCTGTCCTTCGAGGGCCTGACACGCCTGCTGCTTAGCCTGGGACTAGGGAAGGTACAAGTGGTGGCCATTGAGCATGATGCACTGGGCCATGGCCACGTCTCCCATCTGGACATCCTGGAGGTCCAAGAGAACAAGCACTTGCACTTCCATTCGTCAATGGAGCACCTCCACATGGTTGAGCATACAAGCAAAGTTCAAGCAGAGGGTGTTACCCCCAG GGATGGATTCTCTCAGGTGGGCCATATTACCCCAGCATCAATATCTCCTGCACTCCCTGGGATCGGTCATGTCACCAAATCAAACTCCTGGCAAACAACACAGCTTTCTGGGAAGGGTGAAACCCCTTCCAAATCCCCCCATGGACATTCTGACCTAAATCTTCCAGAGAGGGTCATTGCCCTGGATCATTCTCTCTATAACCACCTGCATGAGGAT TGCCTCAATGTATCACAGTTGTTGGTGAATTTTGGCTTGAATCCTGTCTCCAAGATCACTCCAGAGCAGTTCACTCTGCTGTGTCCAGCTTTGCTCTACCAGATTGATAGCCGGGTTTGCATCCAGCACTATGATGAAGCGGTGTCTCCTGGCATGATGCAAAACTCTCTCTGGCCCG GCTTAGGCTGGGGATTTGCAGCCATCACGCTGACCAGTTTGCCTTCAGCACTAGCCATTGTCCTTGTCCCTCTTCTCAGAGGTGAAGTCTTTCAGTTCCTTCTCAGTTTTCTTGTGGCACTGGCTGTGGGGACACTGTGTGGAGATGCTCTGCTGCACCTCTGGCCACAC GCACAAGTAAGATCCCATGGTCTGTTACCCTTGAACCAAGAGCCCTTAGCAGATGGTGCAGTCCTGAGGGGCCTGTGTGTGCTAGGAGGCATTTACCTCCTGTTCCTCATTGAGAATCTCATGGGAACACTGAAGAAAATACACAGAAAGCAG GGCACTGCTGGGAAGCCATCTGACCGATCTGCTAAGACAGAGGCCAGCAGCCATGTTAGAGTCAGGGCAACACCTCACG GTGCTGAATCTGAAAGTCTGACAATGCCCGAAGGAGAAACTGGGAATCTCTTCAGTGACGTCCAGGACTGTGCTGTCCAAATCCGCAACTCGGAAGAATatggagaggcaaacttggagagGCAGACAGCAGAACTACATCATCACCATGGTCATTCCCACAGTCCATCTGGCAACCTCAGTGCTGGGATTGCAGACATAGCATGGATGGTTATTCTAGGGGATGGGATACACAATTTCACAGATGGGCTAGCCATTG GAGCTGCCTTCTCTGATGGAATCTCTAGTGGTTTAAGTACCACAGTGGCTGTATTCTGTCATGAATTGCCTCATGAACTTG GAGACTGTGCGGTCCTGCTCCAGGCAGGCATTCCTGTCCGAAGAGTATTGCTCTTCAACCTGCTGTCTGCTTTGCTGGCCTACTGTGGTACAGTAGTGGGAGCAATTGTTAGCAAGAGCACTTCAGATGTCACCTCATGGATCTTTGCAGTCACAGCTGGCATTTTCCTGTATGTGGCCCTGGTGGACATG CTGCCTGAGATGTTGGAGAGGCACTCTTCCAGGGGTAAAAGAGGCTCCTCCATATACTTTGTCCTCCAGAACCTGGGCTTTCTTCTGGGAGGCACCCTTATGCTCTGCATTGCCATATTTGAAGGACAAATCAGTTTCCATGTGAATGGGTAG